One window from the genome of Mumia sp. ZJ1417 encodes:
- a CDS encoding PH domain-containing protein — protein sequence MDSLFDPPAGAWQPVSVKLRTLHRLMLVLWITIPAVIACVAVALLLQWWWLVALIAVAAVAGIVWGWLWAARNQAAWGFAENAEDLWVRHGVAWRRIVAVPYGRVQYVDVTAGPIERSYGIAKVSLHTASSNTSAVIPGVTADDAVRLRDRLTELGKTRGSGI from the coding sequence GTGGACTCCCTCTTCGACCCGCCTGCAGGTGCGTGGCAGCCGGTCTCGGTCAAGCTCCGTACGCTCCACCGGCTGATGCTCGTCCTCTGGATCACGATCCCCGCCGTGATCGCGTGCGTCGCCGTCGCCCTGCTCCTCCAGTGGTGGTGGCTCGTGGCGCTCATCGCGGTCGCCGCCGTCGCCGGGATCGTCTGGGGTTGGCTCTGGGCGGCACGCAACCAGGCCGCGTGGGGGTTCGCCGAGAACGCCGAGGACCTGTGGGTACGCCACGGTGTCGCGTGGCGGCGGATCGTCGCCGTCCCGTACGGGCGAGTCCAGTACGTCGACGTGACTGCCGGCCCGATCGAGCGCTCCTACGGCATCGCGAAGGTCTCGCTGCACACGGCGTCGTCCAACACCTCGGCGGTGATCCCCGGGGTGACCGCCGACGACGCCGTCCGTCTGCGCGACCGCCTCACCGAGCTGGGCAAGACCCGTGGCTCCGGAATCTGA
- a CDS encoding amidohydrolase family protein: protein MSGSLVLRNGRFRDPESGSVVEGDLLVERGVIEEIGSVGATEAPALDLGGATVVPGFLDAHFHAFSTCMGGLELERRALSFVAINATRRLGAALARGFTTVRDVAGGDAGLAQALDQQLVAAPRYLYSGPALSQTGGHGDPRPADLDVCFHEGHMNEIVDGVDDLRRAVRRRFQQGAHVIKIMTSGGVVSPVDPIRIPQYSAEEIAAVVDEATRRGSYVAAHSYSSEAVIHSVTHGVRSIEHGNLIDSAAARTMAEHGAYLVPTLVAYDSMARRADEVGLSPVGRAKNAEVLGSGKDAITLATEAGVPVGFGSDLMGDLENDQLRGLQLQAEVQTPEALLRSLTTVNAALFRRPELGRLAVGSPADLVALAADPMDDVEVLWDESRPRTVVRAGVPVGLSA from the coding sequence ATGAGCGGCAGCCTGGTCCTGCGCAACGGTCGCTTCCGCGATCCCGAGAGCGGCTCGGTCGTCGAGGGCGACCTCCTCGTCGAGAGGGGTGTCATCGAAGAGATCGGGAGCGTCGGGGCGACCGAGGCACCGGCGCTCGACCTCGGCGGAGCCACGGTCGTGCCCGGGTTCTTGGACGCCCACTTCCACGCGTTCAGCACGTGCATGGGTGGGCTCGAGCTCGAACGCCGCGCGCTGAGCTTCGTCGCGATCAATGCGACGAGACGCCTCGGTGCGGCCCTCGCACGCGGGTTCACCACGGTCCGCGACGTGGCCGGCGGTGACGCCGGCCTCGCGCAGGCGCTCGATCAGCAGCTGGTCGCCGCTCCTCGCTACCTTTACAGCGGGCCGGCGCTCAGTCAGACCGGCGGTCACGGCGACCCCCGTCCGGCGGACCTCGACGTGTGCTTCCACGAGGGCCACATGAACGAGATCGTGGACGGGGTCGACGACCTCCGCCGCGCCGTCCGGCGGCGTTTCCAGCAGGGTGCCCACGTCATCAAGATCATGACGTCGGGCGGCGTCGTGTCACCGGTCGACCCGATCCGTATCCCCCAGTACTCGGCGGAGGAGATCGCCGCGGTCGTAGACGAGGCAACCCGGCGCGGCAGCTATGTCGCCGCGCACTCTTACTCGAGCGAGGCCGTCATCCACTCGGTCACCCACGGCGTCCGCTCGATCGAGCACGGCAACCTCATCGACTCCGCCGCGGCACGGACGATGGCCGAGCACGGCGCCTATCTCGTTCCGACCCTGGTCGCGTACGACTCCATGGCCCGACGCGCCGACGAGGTCGGGCTGTCGCCCGTGGGTCGCGCCAAGAACGCCGAGGTGCTCGGCTCGGGCAAGGACGCCATCACGCTGGCCACCGAGGCTGGTGTCCCGGTCGGGTTCGGCAGCGACCTGATGGGCGACCTCGAGAACGACCAGCTGCGCGGTCTGCAGCTGCAGGCCGAGGTGCAGACGCCCGAGGCCCTGCTGCGCTCGCTCACAACGGTCAACGCCGCGCTGTTCCGGCGGCCGGAGCTCGGTCGGCTCGCGGTGGGCTCGCCGGCGGACCTCGTCGCCCTGGCCGCCGACCCGATGGACGACGTCGAAGTGCTGTGGGACGAGTCGCGTCCGCGGACCGTCGTACGGGCCGGTGTCCCGGTGGGCCTCTCCGCCTAG
- a CDS encoding PH domain-containing protein gives MAPESEPQAAPFEQPPAAQGQRTHPASAFVRVWIWVAAGLFAFGRDVLEGGGDRSLLSVLWVGLALVGVAALLGVVFGYLSWRFTRYFIDGREIRIESGILTRKSRRAPYERIQSVDIAEPFAARIFRLCELRIELAGGDDSRLSLQYLRHSDADRLRHLLLQRAYEAGSQAVGAPAPSQTAEGEPGQPDGGVAVQGPHVDLSPPILVVRPVRLVVATLLSAEFLTPAAFMLVLLVVGLVFPGFVIVGLLPFLFWAGQVIMSRVIAQWDFTLRRAPTGLHVTRGLLSRISQTIPYDRVQAVVVHQAALWRPLHLERADVTVAGASRDTDGGGSSATLVPVATPQEVRMVLGELFADVDPETVPRARAPRRSRLFAPIGWRFRSAGSDAHAFVADRGWVTHRTDVVPHAKTQSVVITQGPLQRWRGVADLTVHTPDGPVEAMGRSLASADVRGLAEKQLALAREAREALGES, from the coding sequence GTGGCTCCGGAATCTGAGCCGCAGGCCGCCCCGTTCGAGCAGCCGCCGGCGGCACAAGGGCAGCGTACGCACCCGGCGAGCGCGTTCGTCCGGGTCTGGATCTGGGTCGCCGCGGGCCTGTTCGCCTTCGGCCGCGACGTCCTCGAGGGCGGCGGCGACCGCAGCCTGCTCTCGGTCCTGTGGGTCGGCCTGGCGCTCGTCGGCGTGGCGGCGCTGCTCGGGGTCGTGTTCGGCTACCTCTCGTGGCGCTTCACCCGCTACTTCATCGACGGCCGTGAGATCCGCATCGAGAGCGGCATCCTGACGCGCAAGTCACGGCGTGCCCCGTACGAGCGCATCCAGTCGGTCGACATCGCCGAGCCCTTCGCCGCCCGGATCTTCCGCCTGTGCGAGCTGCGCATCGAGCTCGCGGGCGGTGACGACTCGCGGCTCTCCCTGCAGTACCTGCGCCACAGCGACGCCGACCGCCTGCGTCACCTCCTGCTCCAGCGCGCCTACGAGGCGGGCTCGCAGGCCGTCGGTGCTCCCGCGCCGAGCCAGACAGCCGAGGGCGAGCCGGGCCAGCCCGACGGCGGCGTCGCGGTGCAAGGACCGCACGTCGATCTCTCACCTCCGATCCTCGTCGTCCGCCCGGTGCGGCTGGTGGTGGCGACCCTGCTGTCGGCGGAGTTCCTCACGCCCGCGGCGTTCATGCTCGTCCTGCTCGTCGTCGGCCTCGTGTTCCCCGGGTTCGTGATCGTCGGCCTGCTGCCGTTCCTGTTCTGGGCCGGGCAGGTGATCATGTCGCGCGTGATCGCCCAGTGGGATTTCACGCTGCGACGCGCACCCACCGGGCTCCACGTGACGCGCGGCCTGCTGTCGCGGATCTCGCAGACGATCCCGTACGACCGGGTGCAGGCCGTCGTCGTGCACCAGGCCGCGCTGTGGCGCCCGCTGCACCTCGAGCGCGCCGACGTCACCGTGGCCGGTGCGTCACGCGACACCGACGGCGGAGGCAGCAGCGCGACGCTCGTTCCCGTGGCGACGCCGCAGGAGGTCCGGATGGTGCTGGGCGAGCTGTTCGCCGACGTCGATCCCGAGACGGTCCCGCGGGCTCGCGCTCCGAGACGCTCGCGGCTGTTCGCGCCGATCGGGTGGCGCTTCCGGTCCGCAGGGTCCGACGCGCACGCGTTCGTCGCCGACCGCGGATGGGTGACGCACCGTACGGACGTCGTCCCGCACGCCAAGACGCAGTCCGTCGTGATCACCCAGGGTCCGCTCCAGCGGTGGCGCGGCGTGGCCGACCTGACCGTGCACACGCCGGACGGCCCGGTCGAGGCGATGGGGCGCTCCCTGGCCTCGGCGGACGTACGCGGGCTGGCCGAGAAGCAGCTGGCCCTGGCGCGCGAGGCACGCGAGGCTCTCGGGGAGAGCTGA